In Nitrosophilus labii, the following proteins share a genomic window:
- the rpsF gene encoding 30S ribosomal protein S6, which produces MRYYETLFVLKPTLTEEETQARFNFIKEVIEKNGGEVAGYEDFGVRRLAYPIQKFERGHYFVIYFKAPSQTVRELERIYRITEDVIRFLTIKYETKKDIAAWERMVQKAQKQTKATEEAAK; this is translated from the coding sequence ATGAGATATTACGAAACACTTTTTGTGTTAAAGCCTACTCTTACTGAAGAAGAGACTCAGGCAAGATTTAACTTCATAAAAGAAGTTATAGAAAAAAATGGTGGCGAAGTAGCCGGGTATGAAGACTTTGGTGTAAGAAGACTTGCTTATCCTATACAGAAGTTTGAAAGAGGACACTACTTTGTTATATATTTCAAAGCACCTTCACAAACTGTTAGAGAGCTAGAGAGAATCTACAGAATCACGGAAGATGTTATAAGATTTTTGACTATCAAATATGAAACTAAAAAAGATATAGCGGCTTGGGAAAGAATGGTTCAAAAAGCACAAAAACAGACTAAAGCAACTGAAGAAGCAGCCAAATAA
- the ilvC gene encoding ketol-acid reductoisomerase produces MALNIYYDKDCDLNIIKSKKVAIIGFGSQGHAHAENLRDSGVDVKIGLYRGGRSWEKAKNKGFDVLDVADAAKWADVVMVLIPDEIQADVYKADIEPYLEAGNALAFGHGFNIHFGQIIPKPEIDVIMIAPKAPGHTVRSEFVKGGGIPDLIAVYQNATGNAKELALSYACAIGGGRTGIIETTFKDETETDLFGEQAVLCGGVTALVQAGFETLTEAGYAPEMAYFECLHELKLIVDLMYEGGIANMRYSISNTAEYGDYVSGPRVINEESKKAMKEILKEIQNGKFAKDFILERHAGYARMHAERNRMKESLIEQTGEKLRAMMPWITANKIVDQDKN; encoded by the coding sequence ATGGCTCTAAATATCTATTATGATAAAGATTGCGATTTAAATATCATAAAGAGCAAAAAAGTAGCAATTATAGGTTTTGGTAGTCAGGGACATGCACATGCCGAAAACCTAAGAGATAGCGGAGTAGATGTAAAAATTGGGTTATACAGAGGCGGAAGAAGCTGGGAGAAGGCCAAAAACAAAGGCTTTGACGTTTTGGATGTTGCAGATGCGGCTAAATGGGCCGATGTTGTGATGGTTTTGATACCAGATGAGATTCAAGCCGATGTTTACAAAGCGGATATCGAACCTTATCTTGAAGCCGGAAACGCTTTGGCTTTCGGGCATGGATTTAATATTCATTTTGGACAGATTATTCCAAAACCTGAAATTGACGTTATTATGATAGCACCGAAAGCTCCAGGTCACACTGTTAGAAGTGAGTTTGTAAAGGGAGGGGGTATTCCTGATCTAATAGCAGTTTATCAAAACGCTACTGGAAATGCCAAAGAACTTGCATTAAGTTATGCTTGTGCTATAGGTGGCGGTAGAACTGGGATTATCGAAACAACTTTCAAAGATGAGACAGAAACGGATCTATTTGGAGAGCAAGCCGTTCTTTGTGGTGGTGTAACGGCTTTGGTTCAGGCTGGATTTGAGACTTTGACAGAAGCCGGATATGCTCCTGAGATGGCTTACTTTGAGTGTTTACACGAACTTAAACTGATCGTTGATTTAATGTATGAAGGCGGTATTGCTAATATGAGATACTCTATAAGTAATACGGCGGAATATGGCGATTATGTAAGTGGACCTAGAGTTATTAACGAAGAGTCTAAAAAGGCTATGAAAGAGATCCTAAAAGAGATTCAAAACGGGAAATTTGCAAAAGATTTTATTCTTGAAAGACATGCCGGATATGCAAGAATGCATGCTGAGAGAAACAGAATGAAAGAGTCTTTGATAGAGCAAACCGGCGAAAAACTAAGAGCTATGATGCCATGGATCACTGCAAATAAAATTGTTGATCAAGACAAAAATTAA
- a CDS encoding ribonuclease R family protein: protein MKELMIKLIKGILKKDVPRSDWPLVNELIKLKIVKDDGKVLKISSRYRVGKVDISRNGTGYLEQIGIKAKDLLIEPEHLNGAAKGDLVIAKRIFKSKGRPSAKVVFIVQKAFKFSVGVFDAEKLQFLNIKTALPLAVKASKKSLKKLPDKTVAKIDNEHQIITEILGVLDDPKVDEKISLALYNKKEEFSAEAELEAKAYPDYIEPELYPERVDLSHLPFCTIDPVTAKDHDDAIYYDIKENTLYVAIADVSEYVTMYGHIDKEAKERGFSIYFPHKSIPMLPKALSEGVCSLKPDVLRLAFVCKIILDENLEPKNEEFFDAIIKSRRKYSYDRVDEFLDGKFDNLDETDKEILEFLLPLYKLTSKIREKRLQKGFEFSNPEIRMELDDNHNLLATHIETDTPSHALIEDCMLLANKAAAKMFEYGIFRTHEEPSPEKIEELLNELATIGIFTKEFKSLHSLFLSIQEQASEKNIKQYVDKLLIRTQKQAAYTAENIGHFGLGFEAYTHFTSPIRRYSDLTLHRLLKAILKNDKKRLDFIMRNIEPLTVKISELEREAAKVEWDFMDRKFARWAKENIKKEFFAIVTDPESTPIAVIEDEIAGARVFLPKVDVELFDKLYIEIIDADIATTKIIGKITRRVEEDSSIIN from the coding sequence ATGAAAGAATTAATGATAAAACTTATCAAAGGTATTTTGAAAAAAGATGTCCCAAGAAGTGACTGGCCTTTGGTAAACGAACTTATAAAACTTAAAATCGTAAAAGATGACGGAAAAGTTTTAAAAATCAGCTCCAGATACAGAGTAGGAAAAGTAGATATCTCCAGAAACGGAACTGGATATCTAGAGCAAATTGGCATTAAGGCAAAAGATCTTTTGATAGAGCCAGAACATTTAAATGGTGCCGCTAAAGGGGATTTAGTCATAGCAAAAAGGATCTTCAAATCAAAAGGAAGACCTTCGGCTAAGGTAGTTTTTATAGTCCAAAAAGCATTTAAATTTAGCGTAGGAGTCTTTGATGCCGAAAAACTGCAGTTTTTAAATATAAAAACCGCCCTACCGCTTGCTGTTAAAGCTTCAAAAAAATCTTTAAAAAAACTCCCTGATAAAACGGTAGCAAAAATAGACAATGAACATCAGATAATTACTGAAATTTTAGGTGTTTTGGATGATCCAAAAGTTGATGAAAAAATCTCTTTGGCTCTATATAACAAAAAAGAGGAGTTTTCAGCTGAAGCCGAACTTGAAGCAAAAGCGTATCCTGACTACATTGAACCTGAGCTCTATCCTGAAAGAGTAGATCTTTCACATCTGCCATTTTGCACTATAGATCCTGTAACTGCAAAAGATCATGACGATGCGATATATTACGATATAAAAGAGAATACGCTATATGTAGCTATTGCGGATGTAAGCGAATATGTAACAATGTACGGACATATAGACAAGGAAGCAAAAGAGAGAGGTTTTTCTATCTATTTTCCCCATAAATCAATACCTATGCTGCCAAAAGCGTTAAGTGAAGGGGTTTGCTCTTTAAAACCAGACGTTTTAAGACTAGCATTTGTGTGTAAAATAATACTAGATGAAAATTTAGAACCCAAAAATGAGGAGTTTTTTGACGCAATAATAAAATCTAGAAGAAAATATAGCTATGACAGAGTCGATGAGTTTTTAGATGGAAAATTTGATAATTTAGACGAAACAGACAAAGAGATTTTGGAGTTTCTTCTTCCTCTTTACAAACTTACCTCAAAAATAAGAGAAAAAAGGCTTCAAAAAGGATTTGAGTTTTCAAATCCTGAAATAAGAATGGAGTTAGATGATAACCATAATCTTCTCGCTACACATATCGAAACAGACACCCCCTCACACGCTTTAATAGAAGATTGTATGCTTTTGGCCAACAAAGCCGCCGCTAAAATGTTCGAATACGGAATCTTTAGAACACATGAAGAACCGAGTCCAGAAAAAATCGAAGAACTTTTAAACGAACTAGCAACCATAGGAATTTTTACAAAAGAGTTCAAATCGTTACACTCTCTATTTTTATCGATTCAAGAACAAGCAAGTGAAAAAAATATCAAACAATATGTTGACAAACTTTTAATAAGAACGCAAAAACAGGCAGCTTATACGGCTGAAAATATAGGCCATTTCGGTCTAGGATTTGAAGCGTATACCCATTTTACCTCGCCTATTAGAAGGTATTCCGATCTTACGCTTCACAGGCTTTTAAAAGCTATCTTAAAAAACGATAAAAAACGGTTAGATTTCATTATGAGAAACATTGAACCACTAACGGTTAAAATAAGTGAACTAGAGCGTGAAGCCGCAAAAGTAGAGTGGGATTTTATGGATAGAAAATTTGCTAGATGGGCTAAAGAAAATATCAAAAAAGAGTTTTTTGCTATAGTTACCGATCCGGAATCTACACCTATTGCGGTAATTGAAGATGAAATAGCTGGAGCTAGAGTATTTCTACCGAAAGTGGATGTGGAACTTTTTGATAAGCTATACATTGAAATTATAGATGCCGATATCGCTACTACAAAAATTATAGGGAAAATTACAAGAAGGGTTGAAGAAGATTCATCAATTATAAATTGA
- the holA gene encoding DNA polymerase III subunit delta: MYKKALDELLNKGYNLKSILLYGEEPFYIKEYSNKIAQLLSPDKENRLVYYFDEYSFEGAKNYLSQSSLFGDTNLLIIKHEKLLPKNELDTLVDICNKNENSFFIFELYSNDAKKVEKSFDKKKRAQSVRFFKATLYEAQAILSAFAQKKGIDIDNYSLNHLLLWLDINIELALKELEKLSINKEKIGSKEIDELVYPLNTINLEKFYIDLLNKKPILKILKKLEEEEINEIRVILGLENFLQQLFMFHSYIKLNGRFDSREVLGYKLPPQIEKERVQLAIKLKEQNFLDIFKALQDSELVLKSVSNIEKKSYLFSTLIKIQALL, translated from the coding sequence ATGTACAAAAAAGCCCTAGACGAGCTTTTAAACAAAGGATACAATCTAAAATCTATACTGCTTTATGGCGAAGAGCCTTTTTATATAAAGGAATACTCTAACAAGATTGCCCAACTACTCTCTCCTGACAAAGAGAATAGATTGGTTTACTATTTTGACGAATACAGTTTCGAGGGGGCAAAAAACTATCTTTCTCAATCATCTTTGTTTGGAGATACCAATCTTTTAATCATCAAACATGAAAAATTGTTGCCAAAAAACGAACTTGATACTTTAGTAGATATTTGCAACAAAAACGAAAACAGTTTTTTTATATTTGAACTCTACTCAAACGATGCAAAAAAAGTGGAAAAATCATTCGATAAGAAAAAAAGAGCTCAAAGTGTTAGATTTTTTAAGGCAACTCTCTATGAAGCACAAGCCATACTTTCCGCATTTGCGCAAAAAAAAGGGATAGATATAGACAACTACTCTCTTAACCATCTTCTTTTATGGCTTGATATAAATATAGAGTTGGCTTTGAAAGAACTTGAAAAATTGTCAATAAATAAAGAAAAAATAGGCTCAAAGGAGATAGATGAACTTGTCTATCCTCTTAATACCATCAATCTTGAAAAATTTTATATTGATCTTTTAAATAAAAAGCCTATTTTGAAAATTTTAAAAAAGTTAGAAGAGGAAGAGATAAACGAAATCAGAGTTATTTTGGGCCTGGAAAATTTTTTACAGCAACTTTTTATGTTTCATTCATACATCAAACTTAACGGAAGATTCGATTCACGTGAGGTTTTGGGCTATAAACTTCCACCTCAGATCGAAAAAGAGAGGGTGCAATTAGCTATAAAACTAAAAGAACAAAATTTCTTGGATATTTTTAAAGCTCTTCAAGATAGTGAACTCGTCCTAAAAAGTGTTTCCAATATAGAAAAAAAGAGTTATTTATTTTCAACTTTAATAAAAATACAAGCTTTGTTATGA
- the rpsR gene encoding 30S ribosomal protein S18, producing the protein MAEKRKFKKRYCKYCEAKVTFIDYKDVELIKHSLSERYKIMPRRLTGNCKKHQEMVEEAIKRARHAAIVPYIVDRKRVIANPFEEIKPLF; encoded by the coding sequence ATGGCAGAAAAAAGAAAGTTCAAAAAAAGATATTGTAAATATTGCGAAGCTAAAGTTACGTTTATAGACTATAAAGATGTGGAGCTTATAAAACACTCTTTAAGTGAGAGATATAAAATTATGCCTAGACGTCTTACAGGAAACTGTAAAAAACATCAAGAGATGGTAGAAGAGGCTATCAAAAGAGCAAGACACGCTGCTATCGTTCCATATATAGTTGATAGAAAAAGAGTTATCGCAAATCCATTTGAAGAGATTAAGCCTCTGTTTTAA
- the ssb gene encoding single-stranded DNA-binding protein yields MYNRVVLLGNLTRDIELRYTQNGTAIAKTAIATNRRFKTQTGEQKEEVCFIDITLFGRAAEIANQYLSKGRKVLIEGRLVFEQWVDSSGQKRSKHSVAVDNLQMIGGREEQTISPIAEPTSEANSQRPVQSEYQKTASKPEIPEIDIEDDEIPF; encoded by the coding sequence ATGTATAACAGAGTCGTACTGCTCGGAAATCTCACAAGAGATATAGAGCTTAGATATACCCAAAACGGCACGGCTATAGCAAAAACGGCCATAGCCACCAACAGAAGATTCAAAACTCAAACAGGAGAACAAAAAGAGGAGGTCTGCTTTATAGACATCACTCTTTTTGGTAGAGCTGCGGAGATTGCCAACCAATACCTTTCTAAAGGTAGAAAAGTTCTTATAGAAGGAAGGCTTGTTTTCGAGCAGTGGGTTGACTCTTCTGGACAAAAAAGAAGCAAACACTCAGTTGCTGTGGATAACTTACAGATGATAGGGGGAAGAGAGGAACAGACAATAAGCCCTATTGCTGAACCGACTTCAGAAGCAAACAGCCAAAGGCCGGTTCAAAGCGAGTACCAAAAAACAGCTTCTAAACCGGAAATTCCAGAAATTGATATTGAAGATGACGAAATACCATTTTAG
- a CDS encoding HDOD domain-containing protein, translating into MGLFGFGKNKKKEEKAVAENKKEEKLSKRSYDRYHVQGLYVPGFGEVLDISKAGAAIKKVEVDEIKRESIDIELENVEVKAKIKRQTLKEVGVNFEDELNTEEIIKKHIRKPKKYIFKNKMPVSKIDFDEDGTLEKIKAVINLMLELDDPNTSVEKFKTHIEALPVLREKILKKANTVESAGKSKIENVTTAITRIGFEETKKVVYNYINAQISLSNENFTNFEHYEFYNILKSSIFKKLAPLFSFRDIRSEGRSLLTTDIIGIELLINIAPKDFKNIYKSPKELYSYTSRIYEEKIFGINFLDVNRDYFVNRLGLFRYLYDGYILAHLSRHPYLEFSNDFNIMLSSRKLRFSYIAYLTILALEFILSKDKKSGTIFLNRLKRFGLDSSKALSFLNETIFEANEILEKLEVENKIRPVSYPNIALGVEKSFGKELHISAFIEKMDFVSKNGVKRIAFRYEDPFCAMMFIDNALNSLEFNFYDLPFCIVPSQNLKDDELKIETFNGFDLVIFKDIEKLPKNIMDDFLKLWKDFEGKIFVTYSAYSMIDFNQKKLHSLFKDYIIEIPSCFDHKYIYKSMLEIACSELNKDLNMNICSVSEFLNDVYSIDSIYKVGVEKFFRES; encoded by the coding sequence ATGGGGCTTTTTGGTTTTGGAAAAAATAAAAAAAAAGAAGAAAAAGCTGTAGCCGAAAATAAAAAAGAGGAGAAATTAAGTAAAAGAAGCTATGATAGATATCATGTGCAAGGTCTTTATGTTCCAGGTTTTGGCGAAGTTTTAGATATTTCCAAAGCAGGAGCGGCAATAAAAAAAGTAGAAGTAGATGAGATAAAAAGAGAGAGTATAGATATAGAGCTTGAAAATGTAGAGGTTAAAGCTAAGATAAAAAGACAGACTCTAAAAGAGGTCGGAGTAAATTTCGAAGATGAGCTAAATACTGAAGAGATAATAAAAAAACATATTAGAAAACCTAAAAAATATATATTTAAAAACAAGATGCCCGTTTCAAAAATAGATTTTGACGAAGACGGGACACTTGAAAAGATAAAAGCTGTAATAAACTTGATGTTGGAGCTTGACGACCCAAATACTTCCGTAGAAAAGTTTAAAACTCACATAGAAGCACTACCAGTTTTAAGAGAAAAAATTTTAAAGAAAGCAAATACGGTAGAATCGGCAGGCAAATCTAAAATAGAAAATGTTACTACAGCTATTACTAGAATAGGTTTTGAAGAGACTAAAAAGGTTGTGTATAATTATATTAATGCTCAAATATCATTATCAAATGAAAATTTTACAAACTTTGAGCATTATGAGTTTTATAACATTTTAAAATCTTCTATTTTTAAAAAACTTGCTCCTCTTTTTTCTTTTAGAGATATTAGAAGCGAAGGTAGATCGCTCTTGACTACAGATATTATAGGAATAGAGCTTTTGATAAATATAGCTCCAAAAGATTTTAAAAATATATACAAATCTCCAAAAGAGCTTTACTCTTATACCTCTAGAATATATGAAGAAAAAATTTTCGGTATTAATTTTTTAGATGTAAATAGAGACTATTTTGTAAATCGTCTAGGACTATTTAGATATCTATATGATGGATATATATTGGCTCATTTATCTCGTCATCCATATCTTGAGTTTAGTAACGATTTTAATATAATGTTAAGTTCTAGAAAACTTAGATTTTCCTATATAGCATATTTGACAATTTTGGCTTTGGAGTTTATCTTATCTAAAGATAAAAAGAGTGGAACTATATTTTTAAATAGATTAAAAAGATTCGGGCTTGATAGTTCTAAAGCACTATCTTTTTTAAATGAAACCATATTTGAGGCAAATGAGATTCTTGAAAAGTTAGAAGTCGAAAATAAAATTAGACCTGTATCATATCCCAATATAGCTTTGGGGGTAGAAAAAAGTTTTGGCAAGGAGCTTCATATTTCTGCTTTTATAGAAAAGATGGATTTTGTATCGAAAAATGGGGTAAAAAGAATCGCTTTTAGGTATGAAGATCCTTTTTGTGCAATGATGTTTATAGATAATGCTTTAAACTCTTTAGAGTTTAACTTCTATGATTTGCCCTTTTGTATCGTACCATCGCAAAATCTTAAAGATGATGAGTTAAAAATAGAAACATTTAACGGTTTTGACTTGGTGATTTTTAAAGATATAGAAAAACTTCCGAAAAATATTATGGATGACTTTTTAAAATTGTGGAAAGATTTTGAAGGTAAGATTTTTGTGACATATAGTGCTTACTCAATGATCGATTTTAACCAAAAAAAGCTGCACTCCCTATTTAAAGACTATATTATAGAGATACCTTCTTGTTTTGATCATAAATATATTTATAAATCGATGTTGGAAATAGCATGTAGTGAACTAAATAAAGATTTAAATATGAATATATGTTCTGTTTCCGAATTTTTAAATGATGTTTATTCGATTGATTCAATATATAAAGTAGGCGTGGAGAAATTTTTTAGAGAGTCTTAA